The Chroicocephalus ridibundus chromosome 17, bChrRid1.1, whole genome shotgun sequence genome window below encodes:
- the SAMD14 gene encoding sterile alpha motif domain-containing protein 14 isoform X1: MSISKLQDVDEVFDFTAVVPETPRLDSSLQKARARLLAKGRRHRPSRSRLRDSASSTEGDEGPEAAEGLVGTPSPKSCHSSDSSPGFARCDTRPQRHSEDDSRDMSPPEPASPTVGLDKKTRRKFLDLGVTLRRVSSSKGRKEKGSNRLSMGSREAAEGPGRPSGSPFLPFSWFSDGARGSASPGSASPTGSPRHEGLSPAKSASQDSTLSEDSPPPSASPRLPGPTATKCSYPYHTLSQSSDEFLDEPPGTAAGWTCHQVGQWLESLNLEQYVEEFSAHGVDGPRLLHLDGAKLKALGVGSSQDRAVLKRKLKELSLAVEKERKAQEKAKQREKQKKKDQEQRRS; this comes from the exons ATGTCGATTTCCAAACTGCAGGATGTGGATGAGGTTTTTG ATTTTACCGCTGTGGTTCCAGAGACGCCGCGCCTGGACAGTAGCCTGCAGAAGGCCCGTGCCCGGCTCCTAGCCAAgggccgccgccaccggcccTCCCGCTCCCGCCTGCGAGACAGCGCCAGCTCCACCGAAGGCGATGAGGGGCCCGAGGCGGCG gaggggctggtgggcacCCCCTCGCCCAAGTCCTGCCACAGCTCCGACAGCTCGCCCGGCTTCGCCCGCTGCGACACCCGGCCCCAGCGGCACAGCGAag ATGACAGCCGGGACATGAGCCCCCCCGAGCCAGCCAGCCCCACTGTGGGGCTTGATAAGAAAACACGGAGGAAGTTCTTGGATTTGGG gGTGACCCTGCGCCGGGTGTCCTCCAGCAAGGGTCGGAAGGAGAAGGGCAGCAACCGCCTGTCCATGGGCAGCAG ggaggcGGCAGAGGGTCCTGGACGCCCCTCGGGGTCCCCATTCCTGCCCTTCTCTTGGTTCTCGGACGGCGCGAGGGGCTCGGCCTCCCCCGGCTCTGCCTCGCCCACCGGCTCCCCTCGGCACGAGGGGCTCAGCCCCGCCAAATCCGCCTCCCAG gacTCGACGCTGAGTGAGGACTCCCCACCACCCAGCGCCAGCCCGCGCCTGCCTGGCCCCACCGCCACCAAGTGCTCCTACCCCTACCACACCCTGTCACAGTCCTCGGACGAG TTTCTGGATGAGCCCCCTGGCACGGCTGCGGGCTGGACGTGCCATCAGGTGGGACAGTGGCTGGAGAGCCTCAACCTGGAGCAGTACGTGGAGGAGTTCTCGGCCCATGGCGTCGATGGTCCACGGCTGCTGCACCTCGATGGTGCCAAGCTCAAG GCGCTGGGGGTGGGCAGCTCGCAGGACCGCGCCGTGCTGAAGCGgaagctgaaggagctgagcCTGGCCGTGGAGAAGGAGCGCAAGGCCCAGGAGAAGGCGAAGCAGCgagagaagcagaagaagaaGGACCAGGAGCAGCGGCGGAGTTAA
- the SAMD14 gene encoding sterile alpha motif domain-containing protein 14 isoform X2: MSISKLQDVDEVFETPRLDSSLQKARARLLAKGRRHRPSRSRLRDSASSTEGDEGPEAAEGLVGTPSPKSCHSSDSSPGFARCDTRPQRHSEDDSRDMSPPEPASPTVGLDKKTRRKFLDLGVTLRRVSSSKGRKEKGSNRLSMGSREAAEGPGRPSGSPFLPFSWFSDGARGSASPGSASPTGSPRHEGLSPAKSASQDSTLSEDSPPPSASPRLPGPTATKCSYPYHTLSQSSDEFLDEPPGTAAGWTCHQVGQWLESLNLEQYVEEFSAHGVDGPRLLHLDGAKLKALGVGSSQDRAVLKRKLKELSLAVEKERKAQEKAKQREKQKKKDQEQRRS, from the exons ATGTCGATTTCCAAACTGCAGGATGTGGATGAGGTTTTTG AGACGCCGCGCCTGGACAGTAGCCTGCAGAAGGCCCGTGCCCGGCTCCTAGCCAAgggccgccgccaccggcccTCCCGCTCCCGCCTGCGAGACAGCGCCAGCTCCACCGAAGGCGATGAGGGGCCCGAGGCGGCG gaggggctggtgggcacCCCCTCGCCCAAGTCCTGCCACAGCTCCGACAGCTCGCCCGGCTTCGCCCGCTGCGACACCCGGCCCCAGCGGCACAGCGAag ATGACAGCCGGGACATGAGCCCCCCCGAGCCAGCCAGCCCCACTGTGGGGCTTGATAAGAAAACACGGAGGAAGTTCTTGGATTTGGG gGTGACCCTGCGCCGGGTGTCCTCCAGCAAGGGTCGGAAGGAGAAGGGCAGCAACCGCCTGTCCATGGGCAGCAG ggaggcGGCAGAGGGTCCTGGACGCCCCTCGGGGTCCCCATTCCTGCCCTTCTCTTGGTTCTCGGACGGCGCGAGGGGCTCGGCCTCCCCCGGCTCTGCCTCGCCCACCGGCTCCCCTCGGCACGAGGGGCTCAGCCCCGCCAAATCCGCCTCCCAG gacTCGACGCTGAGTGAGGACTCCCCACCACCCAGCGCCAGCCCGCGCCTGCCTGGCCCCACCGCCACCAAGTGCTCCTACCCCTACCACACCCTGTCACAGTCCTCGGACGAG TTTCTGGATGAGCCCCCTGGCACGGCTGCGGGCTGGACGTGCCATCAGGTGGGACAGTGGCTGGAGAGCCTCAACCTGGAGCAGTACGTGGAGGAGTTCTCGGCCCATGGCGTCGATGGTCCACGGCTGCTGCACCTCGATGGTGCCAAGCTCAAG GCGCTGGGGGTGGGCAGCTCGCAGGACCGCGCCGTGCTGAAGCGgaagctgaaggagctgagcCTGGCCGTGGAGAAGGAGCGCAAGGCCCAGGAGAAGGCGAAGCAGCgagagaagcagaagaagaaGGACCAGGAGCAGCGGCGGAGTTAA
- the PDK2 gene encoding pyruvate dehydrogenase kinase, isozyme 2, translating to MRLLRWLGKRAALAGVPTYIEHFSKFSPSPLSMKQFLDFGSSNACEKTSFAFLRQELPVRLSNIMKEINLLPDRVLHTPSVQLVQSWYVQSLLDIMEFLDRDPEDQATLGQFTDALVTIRNRHNDVVPTMAQGVIEYKEAYGDDPVSNQNIQYFLDRFYLSRISIRMLINQHTLLFDGSTNPAHPKHIGSIDPHCSVANVVRDAYNMAKLLCDKYYMSSPDLEIEEVNASNSQQPISIVYVPSHLYHMLFELFKNAMRATVESHENSPRLPAIKVMVALGQEDLSIKMSDRGMGVPLRKIERLFSYMYSTAPTPQLGAGGAPLAGFGYGLPISRLYAKYFQGDLQLFSMEGFGTDAVIYLKALSTDSVERLPVYNKSAWRHYQASQEAGDWCVPSTEPKNTSTYRVP from the exons ATGCGGCTGCTGCGGTGGCTGGGCAAGCGGGCGGCGCTGGCCGGCGTCCCCACCTACATCGAGCACTTCAGCAAGTTCTCGCCGTCGCCGCTCTCCATGAAGCAGTTCCTGGACTTCG gCTCCAGCAATGCCTGTGAGAAGACCTCCTTCGCCTTCCTGCGCCAGGAGCTGCCCGTCCGCCTCTCCAACATCATGAAGGAGATCAACCTGCTGCCCGACCGCGTCCTGCACACCCCCTCCGTCCAGCTGGTCCAGAGCTG GTACGTCCAGAGCCTGCTGGACATCATGGAGTTCCTCGACAGGGACCCTGAGGACCAGGCCACCCTCGGGCA gtTCACGGACGCCCTGGTCACCATCCGCAACCGGCACAACGACGTGGTGCCCACCATGGCGCAGGGCGTCATCGAGTACAAGGAGGCCTACGGGGACGACCCCGTCTCCAACCAGAACATCCAGTACTTCCTCGACCGCTTCTACCTGAGCCGCATCTCCATCCGCATGCTCATCAACCAGCACA CGCTGCTCTTTGACGGCAGCACCAACCCTGCGCACCCCAAGCACATCGGGAGCATCGACCCCCACTGCAGCGTGGCCAACGTGGTGAGAG ATGCCTACAACATGGCCAAGCTCCTGTGTGACAAGTACTACATGTCCTCGCCCGACCTGGAGATTGAGGAGGTGAACG cgaGCAACTCCCAGCAGCCCATCAGCATCGTCTACGTGCCCTCGCACCTCTACCACATGCTCTTTGAGCTCTTCAAG AACGCCATGCGAGCCACCGTGGAGAGCCACGAGAACAGCCCGCGCCTGCCGGCCATCAAGGTGATGGTGGCCCTGGGCCAGGAGGACCTCTCCATCAAG ATGAGTGACCGGGGCATGGGCGTCCCCCTGCGGAAGATCGAGCGTCTCTTTAGCTACATGTACTCCACCgcccccaccccacagctggGCGCCGGCGGGGCCCCCCTG gccggCTTTGGCTACGGCTTGCCCATCTCCCGCCTCTACGCCAAGTACTTCCAGGGGGACTTGCAGCTCTTCTCCATGGAGGGCTTTGGCACCGACGCCGTCATCTACCTAAAG GCTCTTTCCACGGACTCGGTGGAGCGATTGCCGGTCTACAACAAGTCGGCGTGGCGGCACTACCAGGCCAGTCAGGAGGCGGGCGACTGGTGcgtccccagcaccgagcccAAGAACACCTCCACTTACCGCGTCCCCtag
- the ITGA3 gene encoding integrin alpha-3, whose protein sequence is MAGPPPRPLGLLRLLPGLLLPLLPLLPAAAFNLDRAFPVLKEGATPGGFFGFSVALHWQTERRERYLLLVGAPRDVEPANGTRTGAVYACPLTASTSDCQRLDIQLKSEPDKAIIDDMWLGVTVASQRQPAGRVLACAHRYTKVLWSGSEDQRRMVGKCYVRGNDLRLNISDEWQTYHNEMCNSNTDTDETGMCQMGTSAGFTANIIYFGAPGAYNWQGTDYMLQREMWDLHDFSFPNKKNGNTYIGYTAEVGSAVLQQDAVTVVTGAPRYKHTGAVYLLSRSPQQTLQRSLLLPGHQVGSYFGSAVALADLNSDGWQDLVVGAPYYFQRKQEVGGAVYVYMNEVGGFQPHPSLVLTGPSYSAFGFAVASIGDINQDGFQDIAVGAPFEGPGKVYIYHSSAEGLLDKPRQVISGLDLGPASTRTFGYSLSGGVDVDGNFYPDLLVGSLAERVVLLRARPVINILNKTFTVTPSKVDPARCTPDSCITVTVCFAYKQSAGDPKYQEEITLEYTLEADKDRHPPRVRFLGTHSATYHGVFPMPRTRCESKELLLLENIRDKLHPIVLSMNYSLVEKSRTFQLGPHSLDAFPVLNQDQSHENETKIEFQKECGSDNKCYSNLQLQSGFVTDQNQPLPRLNGTQVLQYSRDVRKLYLSINITNAPTTPSNGEDAHEALLNVTVPPSLLPSSVRPSGACTVAETVLCELGNPFKRNQRAELIIVFEAIGIMLDTREILVWLDLSTQSTQEDLQPVLAKLLVDYSIQSSLAIAPSHAQSHFSGTVVGESAMRSEQDVGSPLAFDFQVTTKGESLGNLGTILLGFEWPYEIPNGKWLLYPTEILVNGNETCQPPGGVINPLNLTLLEDQAPSRRRRELEAPEPAEPPVTLATAKKAKSEVVLSCSKGTARCIWFECPLLQTQHPTTFSVRARVWNSTFIEEYSDFDRVKVDGTATLFLRTHVPTINMRNHTVRFSVDVDSELTEEQPAEIALWLVLVAVAAGLLLLGLIILLLWKCHFFQRTRYYRIMPKYHAVRIRQEQRYQPGGLLPRRRKKHWVTKWQEPEKYY, encoded by the exons GCTGCTGGTCGGGGCCCCCCGAGATGTGGAGCCGGCAAACGGCACGCGGACGGGCGCCGTCTACGCCTGTCCCCTCACCGCCTCCACGAGCGACTGCCAGCGGCTCGACATCCAGTTGAAGA GTGAGCCGGACAAGGCCATCATCGATGACATGTGGCTGGGGGTGACGGTGGCCAGCCAGCGGCAGCCGGCCGGGAGGGTGCTG GCCTGCGCTCACCGTTACACCAAGGTGCTGTGGTCGGGCAGCGAGGACCAGCGGCGCATGGTGGGCAAGTGCTACGTGCGGGGCAACGACCTGCGCCTCAACATCAGCGACGAGTGGCAGACCTACCACAACGAGATGTGCAACTCCAACACCGACACCGACGAGACCGGCATGTGCCAGATGGGCACCAGCGCCGGCTTCACCGCCAACATCATCTATTTCGGGGCACCCGGTGCCTACAACTggcaag GTACCGACTACATGCTGCAGCGGGAGATGTGGGACCTGCACGACTTCTCCTTCCCCAACAAGAAGAATGGCAATACCTATATAG GGTACACGGCGGAGGTGGGCAGCGCGGTGCTGCAGCAGGACGCGGTGACAGTGGTGACGGGCGCCCCCCGGTACAAGCACACGGGCGCCGTGTACCTGCTGagccgcagcccccagcagaCGCTGCAGAGGAGCCTCCTGCTCCCCGGACACCAGGTCGGCTCCTACTTCGGCAGCGCCGTGGCCCTGGCAGACCTCAACAGCGACGG GTGGCAGGACCTGGTGGTGGGAGCCCCCTACTACTTCCAGCGCAAGCAGGAGGTGGGGGGCGCAGTCTACGTCTACATGAACGAGGTGGGGGGCTTCCAGCCCCACCCCAGCCTGGTCCTCACCGGTCCCAGTTACTCCGCCTTTGGTTTTGCCGTGGCCAGCATCGGGGACATCAACCAGGACGGCTTccagg ACATCGCTGTGGGGGCTCCTTTCGAGGGTCCCGGCAAGGTCTACATCTACCACAGCAGCGCGGAAGGGCTGCTGGACAAACCCCGGCAG GTGATCAGCGGGTTGGATCTGGGCCCCGCCAGCACGCGGACCTTCGGGTACTCGCTGAGCGGGGGGGTGGACGTGGACGGTAACTTCTACCCCGACCTCCTGGTGGGCAGCTTGGCCGAGAGGGTGGTCCTGCTCAG AGCTCGGCCCGTCATCAACATCTTGAACAAGACCTTCACAGTGACCCCCAGCAAGGTGGACCCTGCCCGGTGCACCCCCGATTCCTG catcacGGTGACCGTCTGCTTCGCCTACAAGCAGAGCGCCGGGGACCCCAAGTACCAGGAGGAGATCA ccctggagTACACCCTGGAGGCTGACAAGGACCGGCACCCCCCCCGCGTCAGGTTTTTGGGGACCCACTCTGCCACCTACCACGGCGTCTTCCCCATGCCCAGGACCCGCTGTGAATCCaaggagctcctgctgctg GAGAACATCCGGGACAAGCTGCACCCCATCGTGCTCTCCATGAACTACTCGCTGGTGGAGAAGTCCAGGACCTTCCAGCTGGGTCCCCACTCCCTCGACGCCTTCCCTGTCCTCAACCAGGACCAGTCCCACGAGAACGAGACCAAG ATCGAGTTCCAGAAGGAGTGCGGCTCCGACAACAAGTGCTACAGCAACCTCCAGCTCCAGAGCGGCTTCGTCACCGACCAGAACCAGCCCCTACCCAG GCTGAACGGTACCCAGGTGCTGCAGTACAGCCGGGACGTGCGGAAGCTCTACCTGAGCATCAACATCACCAACGCGCCCACCACCCCTTCCAACGGCGAGGACGCCCACGAGGCGCTGCTCAACGTCACGGTGCCACCCAGCCTGCTGCCCTCCTCCGTCCGCCCG agCGGAGCCTGTACGGTTGCAGAGACGGTGCTGTGTGAGCTGGGCAACCCTTTTAAGAGGAACCAGCGG gcagagctgatcATCGTCTTCGAGGCCATCGGGATCATGCTGGACACGCGGGAGATCTTGGTGTGGCTGGATTTGTCCAC GCAAAGCACCCAGGAGGACCTGCAGCCCGTGCTGGCCAAGCTGCTGGTGGACTACAGCATCCAGTCCTCGCTGGCCAT agccccctcccaCGCCCAGTCGCACTTCAGCGGGACGGTGGTGGGTGAGTCGGCCATGCGGAGCGAGCAGGACGTGGGCAGCCCCCTCGCCTTCGACTTCCAG GTGACTACCAAGGGCGAGtcactgggcaacctgggcaCCATCCTGCTTGGCTTCGAGTGGCCCTACGAGATCCCCAACGGGAAGTGGCTCCTCTACCCCACCGAGATCCTCGTCAACGGCAACGAGACCTGCCAGCCCCCCGGGGGGGTCATTAACCCCCTCAACCTCACC TTGCTGGAGGACCAGGCTCCGTCCCGGCGGAGACGGGAGCTGGAGGCCCCCGAGCCAGCCGAGCCCCCCGTCACCCTGGCCACCGCCAAGAAAGCCAAGTCGGAGGTGGTGCTG AGCTGCTCCAAGGGCACCGCTCGCTGCATCTGGTTCGAGTGCCCCCTCCTCCAGACCCAGCACCCCACCACCTTCAGCGTCCGCGCCCGGGTGTGGAACAGCACCTTCATCGAG GAGTACAGCGATTTTGACCGGGTGAAGGTGGACGGCACAGCGACGCTCTTCCTCCGGACCCACGTCCCCACCATCAACATGCGGAACCACACGGTGCGG TTCTCTGTGGACGTGGACTCGGAGCTGACGGAGGAGCAGCCGGCCGAGATCGCGCTGTGGCTGGtgctggtggcggtggcggccgggctgctgctgctggggctgatcATCCTCCTGCTCTGGAAG tGCCACTTCTTCCAGCGGACCCGCTACTACCGGATCATGCCCAAGTACCACGCCGTGAGGATCCGGCAGGAGCAGCGCTACCAGCCTGGTGgcctcctgccccgccgccgcaaGAAACACTGGGTGACCAAGTGGCAGGAGCCGGAGAAGTACTACTga